Proteins from one Deinococcus misasensis DSM 22328 genomic window:
- a CDS encoding carbohydrate ABC transporter permease — protein MLKQVHSVPKTNVRKQNLMQSKSFKSVLFWLILSPIVILTLFPYAVMITTALKPATEIYSNPPTWFGTHLEWGNFSRVWEMGFGQNMLNSIWVTLAATFLALLVSFPAAYSLSRFNHSKRFSGFYRQFLLATQMLSPIIITVGIFKVVASLKMIDSFTPLILIYATFNIAFCTWMLQSYFNTIPGELEEAAWIDGCSRFQSFTHIFLPLALPATAIAALFSFIYCWNEFVLAFLVLRTPEHATITMRVFSLVGGRYTVEWELVMAAAVLATLPMVLMFVFLQRQIIRGLAMGSIK, from the coding sequence GTGCTTAAACAAGTCCACAGTGTCCCAAAAACCAACGTCAGAAAGCAGAACCTGATGCAATCCAAAAGTTTCAAAAGCGTGCTGTTCTGGTTGATCCTCAGCCCCATCGTGATCCTGACCCTGTTCCCGTATGCGGTCATGATCACCACCGCCCTCAAGCCTGCCACTGAAATTTACAGCAACCCGCCCACCTGGTTTGGCACCCATCTGGAATGGGGCAACTTTTCCAGAGTCTGGGAAATGGGATTCGGCCAGAACATGCTGAACAGCATCTGGGTCACGCTGGCCGCCACTTTTCTGGCCTTGCTGGTGAGTTTTCCTGCTGCTTACAGCCTGAGCCGTTTTAACCACTCCAAAAGGTTCTCGGGGTTTTACCGTCAATTTCTGCTGGCCACCCAGATGCTCAGTCCGATCATCATCACGGTGGGGATTTTCAAGGTGGTCGCCAGCCTGAAAATGATCGACAGCTTCACCCCTCTGATTCTGATTTACGCCACCTTCAACATCGCCTTTTGCACGTGGATGCTGCAAAGCTACTTCAACACCATCCCCGGTGAACTTGAGGAGGCTGCATGGATCGACGGCTGCTCCCGCTTCCAGAGTTTCACCCACATCTTCTTGCCTCTGGCCTTGCCTGCAACTGCAATTGCTGCCCTGTTCAGCTTCATTTACTGCTGGAACGAGTTTGTGCTGGCCTTTCTGGTGCTCAGAACCCCCGAGCATGCCACCATCACCATGCGGGTGTTCAGTCTGGTGGGAGGCCGTTACACCGTCGAGTGGGAACTGGTGATGGCCGCTGCCGTGCTCGCCACCCTGCCCATGGTGCTGATGTTCGTGTTCCTGCAAAGGCAAATCATCCGGGGTCTGGCCATGGGTTCCATCAAGTGA
- a CDS encoding BMP family ABC transporter substrate-binding protein gives MKKAAALALTVALIGSAQAADKLKVGWIYIGPAGDYGWTYAHDQARKEVEKTLGVENLIVESVPEAQAVPYIDQLVKQGAKVIFATSFGYGPSVKEAAKKYPDVIFGWATGVERGPNIANYMADFYQIYYLNGMIAGALTKTNKVGYVAAVPIPEVKRHINAFALGVAAVNPKATVNVTWLKGFYDPNGAKEATESMIAQGVDAFAFTEDTPTVAQVADKKGLPSFGHYSPMLKYAPKTMASGQLVDWSVIYTDFLKKVQKGTYTSKNLQNVDYWYLLGEKAVSMGADEKTVINPVYKSKLQSVKVKTADLGTLSVYDLVMKRLAQMSKVKPAFDPFTGPIVARNGKTVVSKGKILSVKELTTMEWAAKNVVGSWPNEPK, from the coding sequence ATGAAGAAAGCTGCTGCACTCGCCCTCACCGTTGCCCTGATCGGTTCCGCTCAGGCCGCAGACAAACTCAAAGTCGGCTGGATTTACATTGGCCCCGCCGGAGACTACGGCTGGACCTATGCCCACGACCAGGCCCGCAAAGAAGTGGAAAAAACCCTCGGCGTGGAAAACCTGATTGTGGAATCCGTTCCCGAAGCACAGGCTGTTCCCTACATCGACCAACTGGTCAAACAGGGTGCCAAAGTCATCTTCGCCACCAGCTTCGGTTATGGCCCCTCCGTCAAAGAAGCTGCCAAAAAGTACCCCGATGTGATTTTCGGCTGGGCCACCGGTGTGGAACGCGGACCCAACATCGCCAACTACATGGCCGACTTCTACCAGATTTACTACCTCAACGGCATGATCGCTGGAGCCCTCACCAAGACCAACAAAGTGGGCTACGTGGCCGCAGTGCCCATCCCCGAGGTGAAGCGCCACATCAACGCCTTCGCTCTGGGTGTGGCTGCCGTCAACCCCAAAGCCACCGTGAACGTGACCTGGCTCAAAGGCTTCTATGACCCCAACGGCGCCAAAGAAGCCACCGAAAGCATGATCGCTCAGGGTGTGGACGCCTTCGCCTTCACCGAAGACACCCCCACTGTTGCTCAGGTCGCCGACAAGAAAGGCCTCCCCAGCTTCGGACACTACAGCCCCATGCTGAAATACGCCCCCAAAACCATGGCCAGCGGCCAGCTGGTGGACTGGAGCGTCATCTACACCGACTTCCTCAAGAAAGTCCAGAAGGGCACCTACACCAGCAAGAACCTGCAAAACGTGGACTACTGGTACCTGCTTGGTGAAAAAGCCGTCAGCATGGGTGCAGACGAAAAAACCGTCATCAACCCGGTCTACAAATCCAAACTCCAGAGCGTCAAAGTCAAAACCGCCGACCTCGGGACCCTGAGTGTCTACGATCTGGTGATGAAGCGTCTGGCCCAGATGAGCAAAGTCAAGCCTGCCTTCGATCCCTTCACTGGCCCCATCGTGGCCCGCAACGGCAAAACCGTAGTTTCCAAAGGAAAAATCCTGTCCGTCAAGGAACTCACCACCATGGAATGGGCAGCCAAAAACGTGGTGGGCAGCTGGCCCAACGAGCCCAAGTAA
- a CDS encoding MerR family transcriptional regulator has translation MSASHRLPIGKFSQLTRISVRSLRFYDQVGLFRPLYTDPDTGYRYYQPEQFEVAERIRMFRSMDVSLEDIRTILDSNHPDTTREVLERHRQQVLQQIQTCQRILEQLDRISEEKQSYRVEEVWLSDVPLIGYSTISGLKDIERYRLEAVRKLTPLASGGVLYAIQKNLLDPERLQGLMEHQRVLNPRAFEVTFGMQVPDTQSPVKLPLQYAIVPEGKYLKATHYGPYEPLHLAHQAVVRHAQEHKLALGDLTFEQFVVGPWQQEDSAMWVTHIFCQVAEI, from the coding sequence TTGAGTGCCTCCCACAGGCTCCCCATCGGGAAGTTTTCGCAACTGACCCGCATTTCGGTGCGGTCCCTCAGGTTTTACGATCAGGTGGGTCTGTTCCGGCCCCTCTACACCGATCCAGACACCGGATACCGCTATTACCAGCCCGAGCAATTCGAGGTCGCGGAGCGGATCCGTATGTTCCGGTCCATGGACGTGTCTTTGGAAGACATCCGCACCATCTTGGACAGCAACCATCCTGACACCACCCGTGAGGTGCTGGAACGCCACCGCCAGCAGGTCTTGCAACAAATTCAAACTTGCCAGCGGATTCTGGAGCAACTCGACCGCATCTCTGAAGAAAAGCAGAGTTACCGCGTAGAGGAGGTCTGGCTCTCTGACGTGCCTTTGATTGGGTATTCCACCATTTCTGGCCTCAAAGACATTGAACGTTACCGCCTTGAAGCGGTCCGAAAACTGACCCCGCTTGCCAGTGGAGGGGTACTGTACGCCATTCAGAAAAACCTGCTGGACCCCGAGCGTTTGCAGGGCTTGATGGAGCACCAGAGGGTTCTGAATCCTCGGGCCTTCGAGGTGACCTTCGGAATGCAGGTTCCTGACACCCAATCTCCTGTGAAGCTTCCTTTGCAGTACGCGATTGTCCCAGAGGGCAAATACCTGAAAGCCACCCATTACGGTCCTTATGAGCCGTTGCATCTGGCCCATCAGGCGGTGGTGCGCCATGCTCAGGAGCACAAGTTGGCTCTGGGGGACCTGACGTTTGAGCAATTTGTGGTGGGGCCTTGGCAGCAAGAAGACAGTGCGATGTGGGTGACCCACATTTTCTGTCAGGTGGCCGAAATCTGA
- a CDS encoding ABC transporter substrate-binding protein yields MKPSAIKLFALGAALISTAALATDVKVVIPYYSAATEPFFKKMEAGYEKANPGVDIKLEIVNWDNLYDKLTTDIAGGTAPDISIIGTRWLTDFVKNDIVEPLDGYMSASVKNGFIDAFLEPGKLQGKIYGLPVAASARAMYYNKDVLAKAGVKNPPKSWTELQSACKKIVAAKIKDTYCFGLQGKEVETDAYWYYALWSYGGNIVVNGKSGVNSAAGIKAANLYKSLIDNKYTQPGVTGYSRENVQDLFKQGRLGFVITAPFLIGQITKEAPKLNYGITAIPKGTKSATYGVTDSIALFKTSKVKKEAFDFMAYVLDAKQHIEFTKNEGFLPIAKGEASDPYFANNAQLKIFTGMLPVAKFAPNIADWEKVADATSRALQSIYLGQKDVKTALNAAASEANQVIK; encoded by the coding sequence ATGAAACCATCTGCCATCAAACTGTTTGCCCTTGGTGCTGCCCTGATCAGCACCGCCGCCCTTGCCACCGATGTGAAAGTGGTGATTCCTTACTACAGCGCAGCCACCGAACCTTTCTTCAAGAAGATGGAAGCTGGCTACGAAAAAGCCAATCCCGGCGTGGACATCAAACTGGAAATCGTCAACTGGGACAACCTTTATGACAAACTCACCACCGACATTGCAGGTGGCACTGCACCCGACATCTCCATCATCGGCACCCGCTGGCTTACGGATTTTGTGAAAAACGACATCGTGGAACCTCTGGACGGTTACATGAGCGCCAGCGTGAAAAATGGTTTCATTGATGCGTTCTTGGAGCCCGGAAAACTGCAAGGCAAGATTTACGGTCTGCCCGTGGCTGCTTCTGCCCGCGCCATGTACTACAACAAAGACGTGCTGGCCAAAGCAGGGGTGAAAAACCCACCCAAAAGCTGGACTGAACTCCAGAGCGCCTGCAAAAAGATTGTGGCCGCCAAAATCAAAGACACCTACTGCTTCGGTCTGCAAGGCAAAGAAGTGGAAACCGATGCTTACTGGTACTACGCCCTGTGGTCCTACGGCGGAAACATCGTGGTGAACGGCAAGAGCGGCGTGAATTCTGCCGCTGGCATCAAAGCCGCCAACCTGTACAAGAGCCTGATCGACAACAAATACACCCAGCCCGGCGTGACCGGATACAGCCGCGAAAACGTGCAGGACCTGTTCAAACAGGGACGCCTCGGGTTTGTGATCACTGCCCCCTTCCTGATTGGTCAGATCACCAAGGAAGCCCCCAAACTGAATTACGGCATCACCGCCATTCCCAAAGGCACCAAATCTGCGACCTACGGCGTAACCGACTCCATCGCCCTGTTCAAAACCTCCAAAGTCAAAAAAGAGGCTTTTGATTTCATGGCTTACGTGCTCGATGCCAAGCAGCACATTGAATTCACCAAAAACGAAGGCTTCTTGCCCATCGCCAAAGGTGAAGCCAGCGATCCTTACTTCGCCAACAACGCCCAGCTGAAAATCTTCACAGGCATGCTGCCGGTCGCCAAATTTGCCCCCAACATCGCCGACTGGGAAAAAGTCGCCGATGCCACCAGCCGCGCCCTGCAAAGCATTTACCTCGGTCAAAAAGACGTGAAGACCGCACTGAACGCCGCTGCCTCTGAGGCCAATCAGGTCATCAAGTAA
- a CDS encoding alpha/beta hydrolase, producing the protein MKHWLVFGLLLCGPALAQEAHTLKASDGASIHLKYYAPEAAPRAALILMHSMRSNTCEYGDFPEVLVKQGYAAITVDLRVGGSELGCQNLTKASNNDVFEALLDIEASVEWLLQKTQLKQVVLLGSSVSGSLSLDYAGHHPEQIQGIVTYSVASPDMDLTSEVIQFAPRIKAPVLMVSPQEETSYPNQLLNLMGDIRKSVHVPAKGIHGARALSEPGMAEEYRKVTLEFLQTL; encoded by the coding sequence ATGAAACACTGGCTTGTTTTTGGCTTATTGCTCTGCGGACCTGCTCTGGCACAAGAAGCACACACCCTGAAGGCTTCTGATGGGGCCAGCATTCACCTGAAGTACTATGCCCCTGAGGCTGCACCCCGAGCAGCCCTGATTCTGATGCACAGCATGCGCAGCAACACCTGCGAGTACGGCGATTTTCCAGAGGTGCTCGTCAAGCAAGGTTATGCAGCCATCACTGTGGATTTGCGTGTGGGAGGCAGTGAACTGGGCTGCCAGAACCTCACCAAGGCCAGCAACAACGATGTGTTTGAAGCCCTGCTGGACATTGAGGCCAGTGTGGAATGGTTGCTGCAAAAGACCCAACTGAAACAGGTGGTGTTGCTGGGCAGCAGTGTCTCGGGGTCCCTGAGCCTGGATTATGCCGGGCACCACCCAGAGCAAATTCAGGGCATCGTGACCTACTCGGTGGCCAGTCCCGACATGGACCTGACTTCGGAAGTGATCCAGTTTGCGCCTCGCATCAAAGCTCCGGTTCTGATGGTCTCTCCGCAGGAGGAAACCTCTTATCCCAACCAGCTTTTGAACCTGATGGGTGACATCCGAAAATCGGTGCATGTCCCTGCAAAGGGCATTCACGGTGCCAGAGCCCTCTCTGAACCGGGCATGGCCGAAGAGTACCGCAAAGTCACTCTGGAGTTCTTGCAAACCCTCTGA
- the xpt gene encoding xanthine phosphoribosyltransferase, with translation MQSLKDRILQDGQSLGSGILKVDAFINHQLDPQLTREMGEHFAAYFQNHGATRILTAEVSGIAPAYATGLVMGLPVVYARKKKPVTMNGTTYQASAVSRTKGDVVTLSVSSEYIQPGDKVLIIDDFLARGVTIKALVDIVEQAGAELVGIGTIIEKSFEGGRVLLEGLGIEIYSLAIIDSLDDGIVIR, from the coding sequence ATGCAGAGCCTCAAAGACCGAATCCTGCAAGATGGCCAGAGCCTCGGGAGTGGCATCCTCAAAGTGGATGCGTTCATCAACCACCAACTGGACCCCCAGCTCACCCGAGAGATGGGCGAGCATTTTGCAGCATACTTTCAAAACCACGGGGCCACCCGCATCCTGACGGCTGAAGTCAGTGGGATTGCCCCCGCTTACGCGACTGGTCTGGTGATGGGACTCCCTGTGGTATATGCCCGCAAGAAAAAGCCTGTGACCATGAATGGGACCACCTATCAGGCCAGTGCAGTCAGTCGGACCAAAGGAGATGTGGTGACCCTGAGTGTCAGCTCAGAGTACATCCAACCCGGCGACAAAGTGCTGATCATCGATGATTTTCTGGCCAGAGGGGTGACCATCAAAGCTCTGGTGGACATCGTGGAGCAAGCTGGAGCAGAACTGGTCGGCATCGGAACCATCATTGAGAAAAGCTTTGAAGGTGGACGGGTGTTGCTGGAAGGTCTGGGCATTGAGATTTACAGTCTGGCGATCATTGACAGTCTGGACGATGGCATTGTGATTCGCTGA
- a CDS encoding FHA domain-containing protein: MTRASTAWLPAALAGGLGGFLGFFIAENTVVDIGYNAGYWGGVLGTALLTGVLSVPLSATLVVAENLWGLRGRWNRDLVKILLPALVVGAVAGGVAQMFYSWLLALTSTGQTTRFMRALAWTLLGAGVGLLLGYTERSFKKALRGLLGGAAGGFLGGLMFDSFAMFSLGAGDTGTVSRAVGFTVLGAAIGLMLQVTQDLLKSAWLIGTSKGPYEGKQYILSKNLVTVGRSDANDIALYHDQSAPLQAGKLLRQGGLWFWEGENILINGQPTRKKPLKSGDRLRIGQNDFVFQEKRAVEPDELQDRYLLHSNTHSYPLPPQFSKLILGQTGDVQIPEDGVQDHHAELQVKQGQLYVLALGEVSVNDQSLQKGSALALKAGDIIKLAQVELALLKDR, translated from the coding sequence ATGACCCGAGCTTCAACCGCCTGGTTGCCCGCCGCCCTTGCTGGAGGTCTGGGAGGCTTTCTGGGCTTTTTCATTGCCGAAAACACCGTAGTGGACATCGGATACAACGCTGGATATTGGGGCGGAGTGCTGGGAACGGCCTTGCTGACCGGAGTCCTTTCGGTGCCACTGAGCGCAACACTGGTGGTTGCAGAAAACCTCTGGGGCTTGCGTGGTCGCTGGAACCGCGATCTGGTCAAAATTCTGTTGCCAGCTCTGGTGGTGGGTGCAGTGGCCGGAGGGGTGGCCCAGATGTTTTACTCGTGGCTGCTGGCCCTCACCTCCACAGGACAGACCACCCGGTTCATGCGGGCTCTGGCATGGACCCTGCTGGGTGCTGGAGTGGGCCTGCTGCTGGGCTATACCGAGCGCTCCTTCAAAAAAGCCCTGCGTGGCCTGCTGGGAGGGGCCGCAGGTGGCTTTCTGGGTGGCCTGATGTTCGACAGTTTTGCGATGTTCTCTCTGGGTGCAGGAGACACTGGCACCGTTTCCCGAGCCGTGGGTTTCACGGTGCTCGGGGCAGCCATCGGACTGATGCTGCAGGTCACACAGGACCTGCTGAAAAGTGCATGGCTGATCGGGACCAGCAAAGGACCTTACGAGGGTAAGCAGTACATCCTGAGCAAGAATCTGGTCACGGTGGGCCGTTCAGATGCCAACGACATTGCCCTCTACCATGACCAGAGTGCTCCTTTGCAGGCTGGAAAACTGCTCCGTCAGGGAGGACTCTGGTTCTGGGAGGGCGAAAACATCCTGATCAATGGACAGCCAACCCGCAAAAAACCCCTGAAATCCGGAGACCGTTTGAGAATTGGCCAGAACGACTTTGTGTTTCAGGAAAAACGCGCCGTGGAACCTGATGAACTTCAGGACCGCTACCTGCTGCACAGCAACACCCATTCCTACCCCTTGCCTCCGCAGTTCTCAAAACTGATCCTCGGGCAGACCGGCGATGTGCAAATTCCAGAGGACGGGGTGCAGGACCACCACGCCGAATTGCAGGTGAAACAGGGCCAACTCTATGTGCTGGCTCTGGGAGAGGTGTCTGTGAATGACCAGAGCCTGCAGAAAGGCAGTGCTCTGGCCCTCAAAGCGGGAGACATCATCAAGTTGGCGCAGGTGGAGTTGGCGTTGTTGAAGGACAGGTGA
- a CDS encoding manganese-dependent inorganic pyrophosphatase, with the protein MTLPVFGHTNPDTDAITSAIVYASLLSKLGVAARAYRLGDLNNETAFVLQQAGVEVPELLESLPEGTEVALVDHNESGQSLAGLGSLKVTRVVDHHKLGDLTSKDPLYLRFEPVGCTGTILTKLYREHNQPIEVWEAKLMLSAILSDTLHFRSPTTTDTDREIGTYLAQIAGVSDIKAYALEMFAAKSDLGDTPADKLLKLDYKVFPFGGNTYGLGVMETTNPGYALGRKAEILAAMQQEKDAKGLTGVFFSVVDILEETNQTFVLDDAHAEIIKGVFGADTVEQVADLGNRISRKKQVVPAFEKYFG; encoded by the coding sequence ATGACACTGCCTGTTTTTGGACACACCAATCCCGACACCGATGCCATCACCTCTGCCATTGTGTATGCAAGCCTGCTCTCCAAGCTGGGCGTGGCTGCCAGAGCCTACCGTCTGGGCGACCTCAACAACGAAACCGCTTTTGTGCTGCAACAAGCGGGTGTAGAGGTTCCTGAACTCCTCGAATCCCTCCCTGAAGGCACCGAAGTGGCCCTCGTGGACCACAACGAATCCGGCCAGAGCCTTGCCGGTCTGGGCAGCCTGAAAGTGACCCGTGTGGTGGACCACCACAAACTTGGGGACCTGACCTCCAAAGATCCCCTTTACCTGCGCTTCGAGCCTGTCGGATGCACCGGAACCATCCTCACCAAGCTGTACCGCGAGCACAACCAGCCCATCGAAGTTTGGGAAGCCAAACTGATGCTGTCTGCCATCCTGAGTGACACCCTGCATTTCAGAAGCCCCACCACCACCGACACCGACCGTGAAATTGGCACCTACCTGGCCCAGATTGCTGGCGTTTCTGACATCAAGGCTTACGCTCTGGAGATGTTTGCTGCCAAGAGCGACCTCGGCGACACCCCTGCCGACAAACTGCTCAAACTGGACTACAAAGTGTTCCCCTTCGGAGGCAACACCTACGGTCTGGGCGTCATGGAAACCACCAACCCCGGCTACGCTCTGGGTCGCAAAGCCGAAATTCTGGCTGCCATGCAGCAAGAAAAAGACGCCAAGGGTCTGACCGGTGTGTTCTTCTCTGTCGTGGACATCCTCGAAGAAACCAACCAGACCTTCGTGCTGGACGATGCCCACGCCGAGATCATCAAAGGCGTTTTCGGTGCAGACACCGTGGAGCAGGTCGCTGACCTCGGGAACCGCATTTCCCGCAAGAAGCAGGTTGTGCCTGCGTTTGAGAAGTATTTCGGCTGA
- the rimO gene encoding 30S ribosomal protein S12 methylthiotransferase RimO, translating into MTQGVDIKKVGFISLGCPKALVDSERILTQLRAEGYHIAPTYEEADTVIVNTCGFITPAVEESLSAIGEALDATGKVIVTGCLGERPETILERHPKVHSITGSQDVEGVMDAIHELIPPDTNPFTSLIPDTGVKLTPKHYAYLKIAEGCNHKCAFCIIPKLRGLQVSRDAGEVLYEAFRLIASGTKEIMVISQDTSAYGVDIRHRESEFQGGQVKAHLIDLATKLGEMGAWVRMHYVYPYPHVDEVVKLMAEGKILPYLDVPLQHASPKVLKAMRRPGAGKQLETIKRWRDICPDLAIRSTFIVGFPGETEEDFQLLLEFLREARLDRVGCFTYSDVEEADATRFADQVPEEVKQDRLERFMAVQQEISLERMQEKIGRVIEVIIDDYNEEPGQLIGRSKWDAPGIDGSVMCVHGELAESEAARAIPAGSIKIGDIVRVLVEDADEYDLYGEIIEVLPWKPNVPMLGHFGKH; encoded by the coding sequence GTGACGCAGGGTGTAGACATCAAAAAAGTCGGTTTTATCAGTCTCGGTTGCCCCAAGGCCCTTGTGGACAGCGAACGCATTCTCACGCAGCTTCGCGCGGAAGGCTATCACATTGCCCCCACCTACGAGGAGGCCGATACCGTCATCGTGAACACCTGCGGTTTCATCACGCCTGCTGTGGAAGAGTCGCTTTCCGCCATCGGTGAAGCTCTGGACGCCACCGGAAAAGTGATTGTGACCGGATGCCTCGGGGAACGTCCCGAGACCATTCTGGAGCGCCATCCCAAAGTGCACTCCATCACCGGTTCTCAGGATGTGGAAGGGGTCATGGACGCCATCCACGAACTGATTCCTCCAGACACCAACCCCTTCACCTCCCTGATCCCCGATACAGGCGTGAAGCTGACCCCCAAACATTACGCTTACCTGAAAATTGCTGAAGGCTGCAACCACAAGTGCGCTTTCTGCATCATCCCCAAACTGCGCGGTTTGCAAGTGTCCAGAGATGCCGGAGAGGTGCTCTATGAGGCTTTCCGCCTGATCGCCTCGGGCACCAAAGAGATCATGGTGATCTCTCAGGACACCAGTGCTTACGGCGTGGACATCCGCCACCGCGAATCCGAGTTTCAGGGCGGTCAGGTGAAAGCCCACCTGATCGATCTGGCCACCAAACTCGGTGAAATGGGCGCATGGGTGCGCATGCACTACGTGTACCCCTACCCCCACGTGGACGAGGTGGTCAAACTCATGGCCGAAGGGAAAATCCTGCCTTATCTGGATGTTCCCCTTCAGCACGCCAGTCCCAAAGTGCTCAAAGCCATGCGCCGTCCCGGTGCAGGCAAGCAACTGGAAACCATCAAACGCTGGCGCGACATCTGCCCGGACCTCGCCATCCGCAGCACCTTCATTGTGGGATTCCCCGGCGAAACCGAAGAGGATTTCCAGCTTCTGCTCGAATTCCTGCGTGAAGCAAGGCTGGACCGCGTGGGATGCTTCACCTACTCCGATGTGGAAGAAGCAGACGCCACCCGCTTTGCAGATCAGGTCCCCGAGGAGGTCAAACAGGACCGCCTTGAGCGCTTCATGGCCGTGCAGCAGGAAATTTCTCTGGAACGCATGCAGGAAAAGATTGGTCGTGTGATCGAAGTGATCATTGACGATTACAACGAAGAACCCGGACAACTGATTGGCCGCAGCAAATGGGACGCCCCTGGCATTGACGGCAGCGTGATGTGCGTGCACGGCGAACTGGCCGAATCCGAAGCCGCCAGAGCCATCCCCGCAGGCAGCATCAAGATCGGTGACATCGTGCGCGTTTTGGTTGAAGACGCCGACGAATACGACCTGTACGGCGAAATCATCGAAGTGCTCCCCTGGAAGCCCAATGTGCCCATGCTGGGCCATTTTGGCAAACACTGA
- a CDS encoding carbohydrate ABC transporter permease produces the protein MKPEKFSATALLFPSLLMALIVLGYPVYELLNTSAHSVNKFFNVGDFVAFQNYQSLFQDEFFRAALVRTVYWTVLVVGGTVLLSFPIAMILNEDFYGRSLARTIILLPWAVSLTIMAVVWRWALNGESGLLNLTLQSLGITHERIQWLAESSTSFPMAIMIGVLVSIPFTVTVLLGGLSSLPKDVYEAARVDGASGSIMFTHITMPMMRPFVSIAVVLNVIYVFNSFPILWVLTEGGPVNSTDVLVTYLYKATSAKFFGDPGKGAALGIIMLVLLMLFSLIYARIAKEGEDVRA, from the coding sequence ATGAAACCAGAAAAATTTTCCGCCACGGCCCTGCTCTTTCCCAGCCTGCTGATGGCCCTGATCGTGCTCGGGTATCCGGTGTACGAACTTTTGAACACCAGCGCTCACAGCGTCAACAAGTTTTTCAATGTTGGAGATTTTGTTGCTTTCCAGAATTACCAGAGCCTGTTTCAGGATGAATTTTTCCGGGCAGCTCTGGTGCGCACCGTTTACTGGACGGTGCTGGTGGTGGGTGGGACCGTGCTGCTGTCTTTTCCCATCGCCATGATCCTGAACGAAGACTTTTATGGGCGTTCTCTGGCCCGCACCATCATTTTGCTGCCCTGGGCGGTTTCTTTGACCATCATGGCGGTGGTCTGGCGCTGGGCACTGAACGGTGAAAGTGGGCTTCTCAACCTCACCCTGCAGTCTCTGGGCATCACCCATGAGCGAATCCAGTGGCTCGCCGAATCCAGCACCAGTTTCCCGATGGCCATCATGATCGGGGTGCTGGTCTCGATTCCCTTCACCGTGACTGTGCTGCTGGGAGGACTCAGTTCCCTGCCCAAAGACGTGTACGAGGCCGCCAGAGTGGACGGGGCCTCGGGCTCGATCATGTTCACCCACATCACCATGCCCATGATGCGTCCCTTTGTCAGCATTGCGGTGGTGCTGAACGTGATTTACGTGTTCAACAGCTTCCCCATCCTGTGGGTCCTCACCGAAGGGGGACCGGTGAACTCCACCGATGTGCTGGTCACCTACCTGTACAAGGCCACCAGTGCCAAATTCTTCGGGGATCCCGGCAAGGGTGCCGCTCTGGGCATCATCATGCTGGTGCTGTTGATGCTGTTCAGCCTGATTTACGCCCGCATCGCCAAAGAGGGGGAGGATGTCCGTGCTTAA